Proteins from one Caulobacter sp. 73W genomic window:
- a CDS encoding NADP-dependent malic enzyme, whose amino-acid sequence MKDDFRKAALDYHRLPRPGKLRVEPTKRMATQHDLALAYSPGVAAACEAIVADPDTARDYTARGNLVAVISNGTAVLGLGNIGPLAGKPVMEGKAVLFQKFAGIDVFDLEVDANDPDLFVEVVAALEPTFGGINLEDIKAPECFEIERRLRERMKIPVFHDDQHGTAIVCAAAVRNALVLQGKDLQSIKLVTSGAGAAALACVDLLVAMGLPAQNVTLTDIDGVVYEGRQADMPSNMARYARKTDARTLGEVISGADVFLGLSAPRVFKPEWLPLLADKPLILAMANPEPEILPELVAEARPDAIMATGRSDYPNQVNNVLCFPFIFRGALDVGATEINEAMKAAAVEAIASLARVEASEVVAGAYGSAPVFGSDYIIPKPFDPRLILEVAPAVARAAMDSGVATRAIEDFDAYRSELEQFVYRSGQLMRPVFDRARKSPARVAYAEGEDERVLRAVQAVLDEGLARPVLIGRREVIENTTRSLGLRFKIGKDVEVFDPSADRDVFDPLVADYQALIARKGVPPLAAARRVATRPTVAAAMLLKAGLVDAALVGGAGDWWKHVTYALPIVPARKGVDRISALSAIILNSGTLFLTDTHVNVDPTAEQIAELTLLSAEAVRRFGLTPKAALLSHSSFGASNSPTARKMRQALGLIRDRAPDLEVDGEMHADAALSEALRGRFVTGSPLTGSANLLIMPSLDAANIALTLLSAATESQIVGPLMLGLSKPLHALVPSVTARGVVNMTALVVAQVQDQAKV is encoded by the coding sequence ATGAAAGACGATTTCCGCAAGGCCGCACTCGACTATCACCGCCTTCCGCGACCGGGGAAGCTGAGGGTCGAGCCGACCAAGCGCATGGCGACTCAGCACGACCTGGCGCTGGCCTATTCCCCGGGCGTGGCCGCCGCGTGCGAGGCGATCGTCGCTGATCCGGACACGGCGCGCGACTACACCGCGCGGGGCAATCTGGTGGCGGTGATCTCCAACGGCACGGCGGTCCTGGGCCTGGGCAACATCGGCCCGCTGGCCGGCAAGCCGGTGATGGAGGGCAAGGCCGTCCTGTTCCAGAAGTTCGCCGGCATCGACGTGTTCGACCTGGAAGTGGACGCCAACGACCCGGACCTGTTCGTCGAGGTGGTGGCGGCGCTGGAGCCGACCTTCGGCGGCATCAACCTGGAAGACATCAAGGCGCCGGAGTGCTTCGAGATCGAGCGCCGCCTGCGCGAGCGGATGAAGATCCCGGTCTTCCACGACGACCAGCACGGCACCGCCATCGTCTGCGCCGCCGCCGTCCGCAACGCCCTGGTCCTGCAGGGCAAGGACCTGCAGTCGATCAAGCTGGTCACCTCGGGCGCGGGCGCCGCGGCCCTGGCCTGCGTGGACCTGCTGGTGGCCATGGGCCTGCCGGCGCAGAACGTGACCCTGACCGACATCGACGGCGTGGTCTATGAGGGCCGCCAGGCCGACATGCCGTCGAACATGGCGCGCTACGCCCGCAAGACCGACGCCCGCACCCTGGGCGAGGTGATCAGCGGGGCGGACGTGTTCCTGGGCCTGTCGGCGCCGCGCGTGTTCAAGCCGGAATGGCTGCCGCTCCTGGCGGACAAGCCGCTGATCCTGGCCATGGCCAATCCGGAGCCGGAAATCCTGCCGGAACTGGTGGCCGAGGCGCGCCCCGACGCGATCATGGCCACGGGGCGGTCGGACTATCCGAACCAGGTCAACAATGTCCTGTGCTTCCCCTTCATCTTCCGCGGCGCGCTGGATGTCGGCGCCACCGAGATCAACGAGGCGATGAAGGCCGCGGCGGTGGAGGCGATCGCCTCGCTCGCCCGCGTCGAGGCCAGCGAAGTGGTGGCCGGCGCCTATGGCTCGGCCCCGGTGTTCGGCTCCGACTACATCATCCCCAAGCCCTTCGATCCGCGCCTGATCCTGGAGGTCGCGCCCGCCGTGGCCCGGGCCGCCATGGACAGCGGCGTCGCCACGCGCGCCATCGAGGACTTCGACGCCTATCGCAGCGAGCTGGAGCAGTTCGTCTATCGCTCCGGCCAGCTGATGCGCCCGGTGTTCGACCGCGCCCGCAAGTCGCCGGCCCGCGTGGCCTATGCCGAGGGCGAGGACGAACGCGTCCTGCGCGCCGTGCAGGCGGTGCTGGACGAGGGCCTGGCCCGCCCGGTGCTGATCGGCCGCCGCGAGGTGATCGAGAACACCACCCGCTCGCTGGGCCTGCGCTTCAAGATCGGCAAGGACGTCGAGGTGTTCGACCCCAGCGCCGACCGCGACGTGTTCGATCCGCTTGTGGCCGACTATCAGGCTCTGATCGCGCGCAAGGGCGTGCCGCCGCTGGCCGCCGCCCGCCGCGTCGCCACCCGCCCGACCGTGGCCGCCGCCATGCTGCTGAAGGCCGGTCTGGTCGACGCCGCCCTGGTGGGCGGGGCCGGCGACTGGTGGAAGCACGTCACCTACGCCTTGCCCATCGTGCCGGCGCGCAAGGGCGTGGACCGCATCTCGGCCCTGTCGGCGATCATCCTGAACAGCGGCACGCTGTTCCTGACCGACACCCATGTGAACGTGGACCCGACCGCCGAGCAGATCGCGGAATTGACCCTGCTGTCGGCGGAGGCGGTGCGCCGCTTCGGCTTGACGCCCAAGGCGGCCCTGCTGTCGCACTCCAGCTTCGGGGCGTCCAATTCGCCCACCGCCCGCAAGATGCGCCAGGCCCTCGGCCTGATCCGCGACCGCGCGCCGGACCTGGAAGTGGACGGCGAGATGCACGCCGACGCGGCCCTGAGCGAGGCCCTGCGCGGGCGTTTCGTCACCGGCAGCCCGCTGACCGGTTCGGCCAACCTGCTGATCATGCCCAGCCTGGACGCGGCGAACATCGCCCTGACCCTGTTGAGCGCGGCGACCGAAAGCCAGATCGTCGGCCCGCTGATGCTGGGCCTGTCCAAGCCGCTGCATGCGCTGGTGCCCAGCGTCACGGCGCGGGGGGTGGTCAACATGACCGCCCTGGTGGTCGCCCAGGTCCAGGATCAGGCAAAGGTCTGA
- a CDS encoding parallel beta-helix domain-containing protein, translating into MRKLMVAVSLWAIAGAANAAVIKVTPDGDSQEKVQTALLDAKPGDVVELAAGKFVFTDGLSLDIDNVTVRGAGPDKTILSFAGQKGAGEGLLITSDKVTIRDLAVEDSKGDGLKAKDVDQISFLNVRVEWTGGPKESNGAYGVYPVSSTNVLVDRAVVRGASDAGIYVGQSKNIIVKNSTAEMNVAGIEIENCWNADVFDNLATRNTGGILVFDMPSLPQKDGHSVRVFRNRVVKNDVANFAPKGNIVASVPTGTGVMVMANRNVHVFGNEIDENQTAAVMLVAFQKEYDDADYNPLPREVVVRDNKIGKNGFAPQFPGGAELAQAVGGVIPPILWDGVTTYAKGAQKISIPAKMRLTDGPVLNLNLAAPAAMDTAKPGVEPTIQAGGAIAEPAAVVLPAEQAKLAS; encoded by the coding sequence ATGAGGAAGCTGATGGTGGCGGTCAGCCTGTGGGCGATCGCCGGCGCCGCCAATGCGGCGGTCATCAAGGTCACGCCGGACGGCGACAGCCAGGAAAAGGTCCAGACCGCCCTGCTCGACGCCAAGCCAGGCGACGTGGTCGAACTGGCCGCGGGCAAGTTCGTGTTCACAGACGGCCTGTCCCTGGACATCGATAATGTCACGGTGCGCGGCGCCGGGCCGGACAAGACCATCCTGTCCTTCGCCGGCCAGAAGGGCGCGGGCGAAGGCCTGCTGATCACCTCCGACAAGGTCACGATCCGCGACCTGGCGGTCGAGGACAGCAAGGGCGACGGGCTGAAGGCCAAGGACGTCGACCAGATCAGCTTCCTCAATGTCCGCGTCGAATGGACCGGCGGGCCAAAGGAAAGCAACGGCGCCTACGGCGTCTATCCGGTCAGCTCCACCAACGTCCTGGTCGACCGCGCCGTGGTGCGCGGGGCCTCCGACGCCGGCATCTATGTGGGCCAGTCCAAGAACATCATCGTCAAGAACAGCACGGCGGAGATGAACGTCGCCGGCATCGAGATCGAGAACTGCTGGAACGCCGACGTCTTCGACAACCTGGCCACCCGCAACACCGGCGGCATCCTGGTCTTCGACATGCCCAGCCTGCCGCAGAAGGACGGCCATTCGGTCCGCGTCTTCCGCAACAGGGTGGTCAAGAACGACGTCGCCAACTTCGCGCCCAAGGGCAACATCGTCGCCTCGGTCCCCACGGGCACTGGCGTGATGGTCATGGCGAACCGGAATGTCCACGTTTTCGGCAACGAGATCGACGAGAACCAGACCGCCGCAGTCATGCTGGTGGCGTTCCAGAAGGAGTACGACGACGCCGACTACAATCCCCTCCCCCGCGAGGTGGTGGTGCGGGACAACAAGATCGGCAAGAACGGCTTTGCGCCCCAGTTCCCCGGCGGCGCTGAGCTGGCTCAAGCCGTCGGCGGCGTGATCCCGCCGATCCTGTGGGACGGGGTGACCACCTACGCCAAGGGCGCGCAGAAGATCTCCATCCCCGCAAAGATGCGCCTGACTGACGGGCCGGTGCTGAACCTCAACCTCGCCGCTCCGGCGGCCATGGACACCGCCAAGCCGGGCGTCGAGCCGACGATCCAGGCCGGCGGCGCCATCGCCGAGCCGGCGGCGGTCGTCCTGCCGGCGGAACAGGCCAAGCTCGCCTCGTGA
- a CDS encoding SO2930 family diheme c-type cytochrome — protein sequence MSLVRAFAIAAVGLAALTAASPSAPVAADLLLAQTPAQTLDAYGLFTDAGARRPAARVVPYDLNTPLFSDYAEKFRYVFVPPGQKVRYAAEGALEFPVGTALIKTFAYPADFRRPNDNIRFVETRLLIRKADGWFAQTYVWNAEQTKATLKRAGARMDVSFIDAAGKTETINYAVPNTNQCKECHSLDGEIAPIGPKARNLNGEFDYRSRSDFSDLRRDFGDVGDKANQIALWTRIGLLEGAPAPAAIPATARWDDPKAPLEARARAYLDANCAHCHNPRGMASNSGLFLNLEEKRANHLGIGKNPVAAGRGAGGLAVSIRPGDPDASILAYRMASREPGVMMPELGRSVTHREGVELVRAYIAGMRPPPPAP from the coding sequence GTGAGCCTGGTTCGCGCCTTCGCGATCGCCGCCGTCGGCCTTGCGGCCCTGACGGCGGCGAGCCCGTCCGCCCCGGTCGCCGCCGACCTGCTGCTGGCCCAGACGCCGGCGCAGACCCTTGATGCGTATGGGCTTTTCACCGACGCGGGGGCGCGGCGTCCGGCGGCGCGGGTCGTGCCCTATGACCTGAACACCCCGCTGTTCAGCGACTATGCCGAGAAGTTCCGTTACGTCTTCGTCCCGCCCGGCCAGAAGGTCCGCTATGCGGCCGAGGGCGCGCTGGAGTTCCCGGTCGGCACGGCGCTGATCAAGACGTTCGCCTACCCGGCCGACTTCCGTCGCCCAAATGACAACATCCGCTTCGTCGAGACCCGCCTGCTGATCCGCAAGGCCGACGGCTGGTTCGCCCAGACCTATGTCTGGAACGCCGAGCAGACCAAGGCGACGCTGAAGCGCGCGGGCGCCCGCATGGACGTGTCCTTCATCGACGCCGCGGGCAAGACCGAGACGATCAACTACGCCGTGCCCAACACCAATCAGTGCAAGGAGTGCCATTCGCTCGACGGCGAGATCGCGCCGATCGGCCCGAAGGCGCGGAATCTCAACGGAGAATTCGACTACAGATCCAGGAGTGACTTCAGCGACTTAAGACGCGACTTCGGCGACGTCGGAGACAAGGCGAACCAGATCGCCCTGTGGACCCGGATCGGCCTGCTGGAGGGCGCGCCGGCCCCGGCCGCCATTCCCGCCACCGCCCGCTGGGATGACCCCAAGGCGCCGCTGGAGGCGCGGGCGCGCGCCTATCTCGACGCCAACTGCGCGCATTGCCACAACCCACGCGGCATGGCCTCCAACAGCGGGCTTTTCCTGAACCTGGAGGAGAAGCGCGCCAACCACCTGGGGATCGGCAAGAACCCGGTGGCCGCCGGACGCGGCGCGGGCGGACTAGCGGTGTCGATCCGGCCCGGCGACCCGGACGCCTCGATCCTGGCCTATCGCATGGCGTCCAGGGAGCCGGGCGTGATGATGCCGGAGCTCGGCCGCAGCGTCACCCACCGCGAGGGGGTGGAGCTGGTGCGGGCCTACATCGCGGGGATGAGGCCACCCCCTCCTGCCCCGTAG
- a CDS encoding TetR/AcrR family transcriptional regulator, producing the protein MPGVEGLRQVPQQERARQTYERLLDVAGELLGEVGIERISTNMICARAGMTPPALYRYFKDKYGVLEALGARLMSRQNAVLFAWLDRHGPNGWEAVSGAVEELIVANAEVNASEPGAIWTLRALRAVPQLAHVRLESHRIVSDRMTEVYAPLLPHLPRDVIWRRVRLSVEFGFSLEEMMAEEDRIPPEAAVAEAARWLRRVFED; encoded by the coding sequence ATGCCAGGGGTGGAGGGGCTAAGGCAGGTTCCGCAGCAGGAGCGGGCGCGCCAGACCTATGAGCGCTTGCTGGATGTGGCGGGCGAATTGTTGGGCGAGGTGGGGATCGAGCGGATCTCCACCAACATGATCTGCGCGCGGGCGGGCATGACCCCGCCGGCGCTGTATCGCTATTTCAAGGACAAGTACGGCGTGCTGGAGGCGCTGGGCGCCCGGCTGATGTCGCGCCAGAACGCGGTGCTGTTCGCCTGGCTGGACCGCCACGGCCCCAACGGCTGGGAAGCGGTGTCCGGCGCGGTCGAGGAGCTGATCGTCGCCAACGCCGAGGTCAACGCCAGCGAGCCCGGCGCGATCTGGACCCTGCGCGCCCTGCGTGCGGTGCCGCAGCTGGCCCATGTGCGGCTGGAGTCCCACCGCATCGTCAGCGACCGCATGACCGAGGTCTATGCGCCCCTCCTGCCGCATCTGCCGCGCGACGTGATCTGGCGGCGGGTGCGCCTGTCCGTCGAGTTCGGCTTCAGCCTGGAAGAGATGATGGCCGAGGAAGACCGCATCCCGCCCGAAGCCGCCGTGGCCGAAGCCGCGCGCTGGCTGCGCCGGGTGTTCGAGGATTAG
- a CDS encoding M28 family peptidase, which yields MRLRTLALTTAAVLFGGLAQAQTVDPARMSEITKAMSSDAFMGRAPGGPGEKPTIDYLIAQFKAAGMEPAGEKGGWTQPVALLHTFVPKDAAMSFSVGGHAVPLRQGEEISILSLRPTDHVAIAKAPLVFVGYGVSAPERGWDDYKGVDLKGKVAVFLINDPDFEAKAGEDPIGKFGGQAATYYARWSYKHEEAARRGAIASIIIHETPGAGYGWTTAAANNGEGFDVVRADPAKDKVLLQAWLSREAGADLLKRSGQDLEALKIAARRNDFRPVELKDATFSADYALKHEQVASENVLGKITGAKRPNELIMYAGHWDAYGIGPASADGKTIRPGALDDAIGLAGMIEIARLFKAGPAPERTVMFAAWTAEERGLLGSEYYGAHPTLPLELTAANYTMDVLQTAGPAKDVVLIGYGQNELEADLAKAAARQNRVVTPDAKPERALFYRADHFSLARRGVPVLLLMGLGGGHDLIEGGRAAGDAWVADYTAKCYHQTCDAWSPNMDFRGAAQDAQLLFEMGKEVANSNRWPDWNEGSEFKPIRAQSAAARK from the coding sequence ATGCGTCTGCGCACCCTCGCCCTCACCACCGCCGCCGTTCTGTTCGGAGGTCTGGCGCAGGCGCAGACGGTCGATCCCGCCCGGATGTCGGAGATCACCAAGGCCATGTCGTCGGACGCCTTCATGGGCCGTGCGCCGGGCGGCCCTGGCGAGAAGCCGACCATCGACTACCTGATCGCCCAGTTCAAAGCCGCGGGCATGGAGCCGGCCGGCGAAAAGGGCGGCTGGACCCAGCCCGTGGCCCTGCTGCACACCTTCGTCCCCAAGGACGCGGCCATGTCCTTCTCGGTCGGCGGCCATGCCGTGCCCCTGCGCCAGGGCGAGGAGATCAGCATCCTGTCCCTGCGTCCGACGGATCATGTGGCCATCGCCAAGGCGCCGCTGGTCTTCGTGGGCTATGGCGTCTCCGCGCCGGAACGCGGCTGGGACGACTACAAGGGCGTCGATCTGAAGGGGAAGGTCGCGGTCTTCCTGATCAACGACCCAGACTTCGAGGCCAAGGCCGGCGAGGACCCGATCGGCAAGTTCGGCGGCCAAGCGGCGACCTACTACGCCCGCTGGAGCTACAAGCACGAAGAAGCCGCGCGTCGCGGGGCCATCGCCTCGATCATCATCCACGAGACGCCGGGCGCCGGTTACGGCTGGACCACGGCGGCCGCCAACAACGGCGAGGGCTTCGACGTCGTCCGCGCCGATCCGGCCAAGGACAAGGTGCTGCTGCAGGCCTGGCTGAGCCGCGAGGCGGGCGCCGACCTGCTGAAGCGTTCGGGCCAGGATCTGGAAGCGCTGAAGATCGCCGCGCGGCGCAACGACTTCCGCCCGGTCGAACTGAAGGACGCGACCTTCTCCGCCGACTACGCCCTGAAGCACGAGCAGGTCGCCAGCGAGAACGTGCTGGGCAAGATCACCGGCGCCAAGCGCCCCAACGAGTTGATCATGTACGCCGGCCACTGGGACGCCTACGGCATCGGTCCGGCCTCGGCCGACGGCAAGACCATCCGTCCCGGCGCCCTGGACGACGCCATCGGCCTGGCCGGGATGATCGAGATCGCCCGCCTGTTCAAGGCCGGCCCCGCCCCGGAGCGCACGGTGATGTTCGCCGCCTGGACCGCCGAGGAGCGCGGCCTTCTGGGCAGCGAATACTACGGCGCGCATCCGACCCTGCCGCTCGAGCTGACGGCCGCCAACTACACCATGGACGTGCTTCAGACCGCCGGCCCGGCCAAGGACGTGGTGCTGATCGGCTATGGCCAGAACGAACTGGAAGCCGACCTCGCCAAGGCCGCCGCGCGCCAGAACCGCGTGGTGACGCCGGACGCCAAGCCGGAACGGGCGCTGTTCTATCGCGCCGACCACTTCTCGCTCGCCCGCCGCGGCGTGCCGGTGCTGCTGCTGATGGGGCTGGGCGGCGGCCATGACCTGATCGAGGGCGGCCGCGCCGCCGGCGACGCCTGGGTCGCTGATTATACGGCCAAGTGCTACCACCAGACCTGCGACGCCTGGAGCCCGAACATGGACTTCCGGGGCGCGGCCCAGGACGCCCAGCTGCTGTTCGAGATGGGCAAGGAAGTCGCCAACTCCAACCGCTGGCCCGACTGGAACGAGGGATCGGAATTCAAGCCGATCCGCGCCCAGTCCGCGGCCGCACGAAAGTAA
- a CDS encoding lipocalin family protein, translated as MRTLAALLVAMALPSVALAAAPEPRKSIEIDRFMGRWYEIVRTPNDGQKNCHAASQLWSQRSDGTFDIAQTCRKGSSTGPLRSVETRARVLDPGTNAKFEASFFGGLLRRKYWVIDRSDDYGWMIASTSDGEFVALLSRQPSMPDGQVQALIGRMRSLGFVKNQLLIVGR; from the coding sequence ATGAGGACGCTTGCCGCCCTGTTAGTCGCCATGGCGTTGCCGAGCGTCGCCCTGGCCGCGGCGCCGGAGCCGCGTAAATCCATCGAGATCGACCGCTTCATGGGCCGCTGGTACGAGATCGTCCGCACGCCCAACGACGGTCAGAAGAACTGCCACGCCGCCAGCCAGCTGTGGTCGCAGCGCTCGGACGGAACCTTCGACATCGCCCAGACCTGCCGCAAGGGATCGTCCACGGGCCCGCTGCGGTCGGTCGAGACGCGGGCCCGCGTGCTGGATCCGGGGACGAACGCCAAGTTCGAGGCCAGCTTCTTTGGCGGCCTGCTGCGGCGCAAGTACTGGGTCATCGACCGGTCGGACGACTATGGCTGGATGATCGCCAGCACCTCGGATGGAGAGTTCGTCGCCCTGCTGTCGCGCCAGCCGTCCATGCCGGACGGGCAAGTCCAGGCCCTGATCGGCCGGATGCGCAGCCTGGGCTTCGTGAAGAATCAACTGCTGATCGTGGGCCGCTAG
- a CDS encoding DUF1365 domain-containing protein, whose product MDEASALYVGEVRHWRVRPREHVLRYRVFMLLLDLDAIDGVLARLRLLARGRLGLMSFNAADYGDRSGRPLRGQVEARLAEAGIEAGGAIRLLTMPRILGYGFNPLSLYFCHRSNGALAAILYEVSNTFGERHNYLIATPEQGGDTVRQSAPKRFYVSPFMDMDLAYAFTVQPPGDKTSVAITVSDGQGPMLTASFAGRRRPLTDGQLLRAWLSHPLLTFKVMAGIHWEALKIWRKGVGFRHRPPLPPHAVTIGEPGGPA is encoded by the coding sequence ATGGACGAAGCCTCGGCGCTCTATGTCGGAGAGGTTCGGCACTGGCGGGTACGGCCGCGCGAGCATGTCCTGCGATATCGCGTGTTCATGCTGCTGCTGGACCTCGATGCGATCGACGGCGTGCTGGCCCGGCTGAGACTGCTGGCGCGCGGGCGGCTGGGTCTGATGAGCTTCAACGCCGCCGACTATGGCGACCGCAGCGGCCGGCCCCTGCGCGGTCAGGTCGAGGCGCGGCTGGCCGAGGCGGGGATCGAGGCGGGCGGCGCGATCCGCCTGCTGACCATGCCGCGCATCCTCGGCTACGGCTTCAATCCGCTGAGCCTGTACTTCTGTCATCGGTCGAACGGGGCGCTGGCGGCGATCCTGTACGAGGTCAGCAACACCTTCGGGGAGCGGCACAACTATCTGATCGCGACGCCGGAACAGGGCGGGGACACGGTGCGCCAAAGCGCGCCCAAGCGCTTCTACGTCTCGCCGTTCATGGACATGGACCTGGCCTACGCCTTCACCGTCCAGCCGCCGGGCGACAAGACCAGCGTGGCGATCACCGTCTCGGACGGGCAGGGGCCGATGCTGACCGCGTCGTTCGCGGGCCGGCGGCGGCCGCTGACCGACGGCCAGCTTCTGCGCGCCTGGCTCAGCCACCCGCTGCTGACCTTCAAGGTGATGGCCGGCATCCATTGGGAGGCGCTGAAGATCTGGCGCAAGGGCGTGGGCTTCCGCCACCGTCCGCCCCTGCCGCCGCACGCCGTGACGATCGGCGAACCGGGTGGCCCGGCATGA
- a CDS encoding NAD(P)/FAD-dependent oxidoreductase, translated as MPSAVTSPERPLRIAVIGAGVSGLSAAWLLGSRHEVTIYEAADRLGGHANTVDAPQPGGEATAVDTGFIVYNEVNYPNLTALFAHLNVPTKHADMSLAVSLDDGEIEYGSHNLASLFARPSSLVRPRFWAMLRDLNRFYRTAPEELPTLDPVISLGEYLHARGYCAAVQEDHLLPMAAAIWSATVAGVREHPAAAFIRFFHNHDLLRFLGRRTWRTVSGGSRAYVARLAETFRGEIRTGCGVASVRRTADGVLVRDVHGQTQAFDHVVIGAHAPQALRMLEDPSAEEQAILGAFRYTPNVAVLHGDRSLMPRRRLAWASWNHIGWRADPASGSVTYWMNKLQGLRRSTPLFLTLNPHKAPDPATVIRTEHYDHPHYDARSMAAQKQLWPLQGARRTWFCGAYFGSGFHEDGLQAGLAVAEQLGGVRRPWEVADESGRIFLADPAPVEAVEAV; from the coding sequence ATGCCGTCAGCCGTTACGTCCCCTGAACGCCCCCTTCGCATCGCCGTGATCGGGGCGGGCGTGTCCGGCCTGTCGGCGGCCTGGCTGCTGGGGTCGCGGCACGAGGTGACGATCTATGAGGCCGCCGACCGCCTGGGCGGTCACGCCAACACGGTCGACGCCCCCCAACCCGGCGGCGAGGCCACGGCGGTCGACACCGGCTTCATCGTCTATAACGAGGTCAACTATCCCAACCTGACGGCGTTGTTCGCGCACCTGAACGTGCCGACCAAGCATGCCGACATGTCTCTGGCGGTGTCGCTGGACGATGGCGAGATCGAGTACGGCAGCCACAACCTGGCCTCGCTGTTCGCCCGGCCCAGCAGCCTGGTGCGGCCCCGGTTCTGGGCCATGCTGCGCGACCTGAACCGCTTCTACCGCACGGCGCCGGAAGAGCTGCCGACGCTCGATCCGGTCATCTCGCTGGGCGAATACCTGCATGCGCGCGGCTACTGCGCGGCGGTGCAGGAGGATCACCTGCTGCCCATGGCGGCGGCCATCTGGTCGGCGACCGTGGCCGGGGTGCGCGAGCATCCGGCGGCGGCCTTCATCCGCTTCTTCCACAACCACGACCTGCTGCGCTTCCTGGGGCGGCGGACCTGGCGGACGGTCAGCGGCGGCAGCCGCGCCTATGTCGCGCGTCTGGCCGAGACCTTCCGGGGCGAGATCCGCACCGGTTGCGGCGTCGCCTCCGTCCGGCGCACGGCCGACGGCGTGCTGGTGCGCGACGTCCATGGCCAGACGCAGGCCTTCGATCACGTGGTGATCGGCGCCCACGCGCCCCAGGCCCTGCGGATGCTGGAGGACCCGTCGGCGGAGGAGCAGGCGATCCTGGGGGCGTTCCGCTACACGCCCAATGTCGCGGTGCTGCACGGCGACCGCAGCCTGATGCCGCGACGCCGGCTGGCCTGGGCCAGCTGGAACCACATCGGCTGGCGGGCCGACCCGGCGTCGGGTTCGGTGACCTACTGGATGAACAAGCTGCAGGGCCTGCGCCGGTCGACGCCGCTGTTCCTGACCCTGAACCCGCACAAGGCGCCGGACCCCGCCACGGTGATCCGCACTGAGCATTACGACCACCCGCACTACGACGCCCGGTCCATGGCCGCGCAGAAGCAGCTGTGGCCGTTGCAGGGGGCGCGGCGGACCTGGTTCTGCGGCGCCTATTTCGGCTCCGGCTTCCACGAGGACGGCTTGCAGGCCGGGCTGGCGGTGGCCGAGCAACTGGGCGGCGTGCGCCGCCCGTGGGAGGTCGCGGACGAAAGCGGCCGCATCTTCCTGGCCGATCCCGCGCCGGTCGAGGCTGTCGAGGCGGTCTGA
- a CDS encoding cyclopropane-fatty-acyl-phospholipid synthase family protein, with protein sequence MNLINAFQDAPAPDFVTRPAIASLVAGARRGLAQERRPDLEARFAAEMAQRAVAEHTDAANTQHYELPPRFFECVLGPRLKYSSCLYPEAASTLAEAEVFALAAACSHADLKDGQQVLELGCGWGSLSLWMAEQYPASRITAVSNSRPQREHIEAQAQARGLTNLRVITADMNDFDIAEYFDRIVSVEMFEHMANWRALLTRAKGWLAPEGRMFIHVFTHADTPYRFEVSDRSDFIAQHFFTGGVMPSHGLIRQFPDLFEVEAEWRWSGEHYERTAYDWLANMDAHRDEIAGLMRQVYGPDAKLWTRRWRRFFMATAGLFGDSGGNVWGVSHYRLKAA encoded by the coding sequence ATGAACCTGATCAACGCCTTTCAGGACGCGCCCGCGCCTGACTTCGTCACCCGCCCCGCCATCGCCAGCCTGGTGGCCGGCGCGCGGCGCGGCCTGGCCCAGGAGCGCCGCCCCGACCTGGAGGCGCGGTTCGCCGCCGAGATGGCCCAACGCGCGGTGGCCGAGCACACGGACGCCGCCAACACCCAGCACTACGAACTGCCGCCCCGGTTCTTCGAATGCGTGCTGGGGCCGCGTCTGAAGTACTCGTCCTGCCTCTATCCCGAGGCCGCCTCCACCCTGGCCGAGGCGGAGGTGTTCGCCCTCGCCGCCGCGTGCAGCCACGCCGACCTGAAGGACGGCCAGCAGGTGCTGGAACTGGGCTGCGGCTGGGGTTCGCTGTCGCTGTGGATGGCCGAGCAGTACCCCGCCTCGCGCATCACCGCCGTGTCCAATTCCCGCCCCCAACGCGAGCACATCGAGGCCCAGGCGCAGGCGCGCGGCCTGACCAATCTGCGGGTCATCACCGCCGACATGAACGACTTTGACATCGCCGAATATTTCGACCGGATCGTCTCGGTGGAGATGTTCGAGCACATGGCCAACTGGCGCGCCCTGCTGACCCGGGCCAAGGGCTGGCTGGCGCCGGAGGGGCGGATGTTCATCCACGTCTTCACCCACGCCGACACGCCCTATCGCTTCGAGGTCAGCGACCGCAGCGACTTCATCGCCCAGCACTTCTTCACCGGCGGCGTGATGCCCAGCCATGGCCTGATCCGCCAGTTCCCCGACCTGTTCGAGGTCGAGGCCGAGTGGCGCTGGAGCGGCGAGCACTACGAGCGCACCGCCTATGACTGGCTGGCCAACATGGACGCGCACCGCGACGAGATCGCCGGGCTGATGCGCCAGGTCTATGGCCCGGACGCCAAGCTGTGGACGCGCCGCTGGCGGCGGTTCTTCATGGCCACCGCCGGCCTGTTCGGGGACAGCGGCGGAAACGTCTGGGGCGTCAGCCATTACCGATTGAAAGCCGCCTAG